One genomic region from Stutzerimonas decontaminans encodes:
- a CDS encoding mechanosensitive ion channel family protein, with the protein MDLSVDYLVDLSESWLPIVLQYGAQVTLALLTFLLGWWLINTLTAKVSSLLQRRQVDPTLHGFIGSLASVVLKVLLLVSVASMIGVETTSFIAVIGAAGLAIGLALQGSLANFAGGVLILLFRPFRVGEWIEAQGIAGTVNSIQIFHTVLKTGDNKTVVVPNGALSNGHITNFSREPRRRADINIGIDYSSDIKLARQVLLEIAEDPRVLREPEPVVFVTGLGDSSVNLSLRVWVATGDFWPVTFSFTEQAKERLTAAGVGIPFPQRVVHLVQS; encoded by the coding sequence ATGGACCTGTCCGTCGACTACCTGGTCGATCTTTCCGAATCCTGGCTGCCTATCGTGTTGCAATACGGCGCGCAGGTGACGCTGGCGCTGCTGACATTTCTGCTCGGGTGGTGGCTGATCAACACCCTGACCGCCAAGGTCAGCAGCCTCTTGCAGCGCCGGCAGGTGGACCCGACCCTGCACGGCTTTATCGGCAGCCTCGCCAGCGTGGTACTCAAGGTGCTGCTGCTGGTCAGCGTAGCGTCGATGATCGGCGTGGAAACCACCTCCTTCATCGCGGTGATCGGTGCTGCCGGTCTGGCCATCGGTCTGGCTTTGCAGGGCAGTCTGGCGAACTTTGCCGGTGGCGTGCTGATCCTGCTGTTCCGTCCGTTTCGCGTCGGCGAGTGGATCGAGGCGCAGGGTATTGCTGGCACCGTCAACTCCATCCAGATCTTCCATACCGTACTCAAGACCGGCGACAACAAGACGGTGGTAGTACCCAACGGGGCGCTTTCCAACGGGCATATCACCAATTTTTCCCGCGAGCCGCGGCGCCGTGCCGACATCAACATTGGCATCGACTACAGCAGCGACATCAAGCTGGCGCGCCAGGTATTGCTGGAGATTGCCGAGGACCCACGGGTACTGCGCGAACCCGAACCGGTGGTGTTCGTCACCGGGCTTGGCGACAGCTCGGTGAATCTGTCCCTGCGTGTTTGGGTCGCCACCGGCGACTTCTGGCCGGTGACTTTCAGCTTCACCGAGCAGGCCAAGGAGCGATTGACTGCCGCGGGCGTCGGCATCCCGTTCCCCCAGCGCGTGGTGCATCTGGTGCAGAGCTGA
- a CDS encoding AmpG family muropeptide MFS transporter yields MSRETWRDALAAYASPATLALLLLGFAAGLPAVLVFSTLSVWLREAGVSRETIGFASWISLAYAFKWVWSPMLDQWRLPWIGSLGRRRSWLVLSQALIAIGLIGMALCNPQHNLTMLIALAVVVAFSSATQDIAIDAYRLEIAEDKLQATLAASYMTGYRIAMLLASAGALFLAEWLGSSSIDYNQAAWTTTYLAFALLIVPGLITSLVIREPDAGTPLPIEPSRFSFNHQLAAVGLLLVLLISVPAMINALIAQAWPRATLYALFILGTISPVGQALFVPVRHILGQAGQRQRPLRFDFAHQAVSVIVLIILMVSTTGMFQSYWGGYWPRGTMYLLICWGCLSAPGRILMGPVLTPITDFIVRYRWQALLLLGLIATYRMSDTVMGVMANVFYIDQGFSKDEIASVSKLFGLIMTLLGAAFGGLLIVRFSILPILFIGGVASAATNLMFMLLVEMGANLQMLIVTISCDNFSGGLASTAFVAYLSSLTNLKFSATQYALLSSLMLLLPRLLGGYSGVMVENLGYSNFFLVTALLGIPTLVLIAWQWTRSRRQPDDGESEGVSERS; encoded by the coding sequence ATGTCCCGTGAAACCTGGCGCGATGCGCTAGCCGCCTATGCCAGTCCCGCTACGCTGGCCCTGCTGTTGCTGGGTTTCGCCGCGGGCCTTCCCGCTGTACTGGTGTTCTCCACGCTGTCGGTCTGGCTGCGCGAAGCAGGCGTTTCCCGGGAAACCATCGGCTTCGCCAGCTGGATCAGCCTGGCCTACGCCTTCAAGTGGGTGTGGTCGCCAATGCTCGATCAGTGGCGCCTGCCCTGGATCGGCAGCCTTGGCCGCCGGCGCTCATGGCTGGTGCTGTCGCAGGCGCTGATCGCCATCGGCCTGATCGGCATGGCCCTGTGCAATCCGCAGCACAACCTGACGATGCTGATCGCGCTGGCGGTGGTTGTGGCTTTTTCATCGGCCACTCAGGACATCGCCATCGATGCGTATCGCCTGGAGATCGCCGAAGACAAGTTGCAGGCGACCCTGGCCGCCAGCTACATGACCGGCTACCGGATCGCCATGCTGCTGGCCAGCGCCGGTGCCCTGTTCCTTGCTGAATGGCTGGGTTCGAGCAGCATCGATTACAACCAGGCGGCCTGGACCACGACCTATCTGGCCTTCGCCCTGTTGATCGTCCCCGGCCTGATCACCAGCCTGGTGATCCGCGAGCCGGATGCCGGCACTCCGCTGCCCATCGAGCCGTCACGCTTCAGCTTCAACCACCAGCTCGCGGCGGTCGGCCTGCTGCTGGTGCTGCTGATCTCGGTACCGGCGATGATCAATGCGCTGATCGCCCAGGCCTGGCCACGGGCGACACTCTACGCGCTGTTCATTCTCGGCACGATTTCGCCGGTAGGTCAGGCCCTGTTCGTACCGGTGCGCCACATACTCGGACAGGCAGGCCAAAGGCAGCGTCCCCTGCGTTTCGACTTCGCGCACCAGGCCGTTTCGGTGATCGTGCTGATCATACTGATGGTCTCCACCACCGGCATGTTCCAGTCCTACTGGGGCGGCTACTGGCCGCGCGGCACCATGTACCTGTTGATCTGCTGGGGCTGTCTGTCCGCGCCCGGACGCATTCTGATGGGGCCCGTGCTGACGCCGATCACCGACTTCATCGTCCGCTACCGCTGGCAGGCGCTGTTGCTGCTCGGGTTGATCGCCACCTACCGCATGTCGGATACGGTGATGGGCGTGATGGCCAACGTGTTCTACATCGACCAGGGCTTTTCCAAGGACGAGATTGCCAGCGTCAGCAAGTTGTTCGGCCTGATCATGACGCTGCTCGGCGCCGCGTTCGGTGGCTTGCTCATCGTACGTTTCAGCATCCTGCCGATCCTTTTCATCGGTGGCGTCGCCTCGGCGGCGACCAACCTGATGTTCATGCTGCTGGTAGAGATGGGCGCGAACCTGCAGATGCTCATCGTCACGATTTCCTGCGACAACTTCAGTGGCGGCCTGGCCTCCACGGCGTTCGTCGCCTACCTGTCGAGCCTGACCAACCTGAAGTTCTCCGCCACGCAATATGCACTGCTCAGCTCGCTGATGTTGCTGCTGCCACGCCTGCTTGGCGGCTATTCCGGCGTGATGGTGGAAAACCTCGGCTACAGCAACTTCTTCCTGGTCACCGCCCTGCTCGGCATCCCGACGCTGGTGCTGATTGCCTGGCAATGGACCAGAAGCCGGCGGCAGCCGGATGATGGGGAAAGCGAAGGCGTCTCGGAGCGCAGCTGA
- a CDS encoding MGMT family protein translates to MNDHAPLLPPGADAETRRTAVYLVMAQIPPGKVVSYGELAAMAGLGRAARWVGRLMSQLPDDTRLPWHRVIAAGGRLSLPAGSAAGHEQRMRLRAEGLTIINDRVDMRRHGWHSPEHSG, encoded by the coding sequence ATGAACGATCACGCACCGCTGTTACCGCCCGGTGCCGACGCCGAAACACGGCGTACCGCTGTTTACCTGGTGATGGCGCAGATTCCGCCCGGCAAGGTCGTAAGCTACGGCGAACTGGCCGCCATGGCCGGGCTCGGTCGCGCTGCACGCTGGGTTGGACGGTTGATGTCGCAGTTGCCCGATGACACCCGCCTGCCCTGGCACAGGGTGATCGCCGCCGGAGGCAGGCTCAGCCTGCCAGCGGGCTCCGCCGCAGGACATGAGCAGCGCATGCGGCTGCGCGCCGAGGGACTCACCATCATCAACGACCGGGTGGACATGCGTCGGCACGGCTGGCATTCGCCGGAGCACAGCGGTTAG
- a CDS encoding DUF481 domain-containing protein, producing MLTRTLLCATLSAVALPSLADTVWLKNGDRLTGKISVLDGGKLLIETEYGGSIPLKWNQIATLESDQKLLVKQDDVTGEVAHALQAAEQGKVTLVNGAAPRTVELASISQIIHPKPLIQDFTWKGNVDVAMDYKRAETDTDDYDVSFDTKARHGLWRHNGTGNYNREYRDGVTVTDNWDAEYALDRFLDQHWFWQGRLSYKRDQIEDVRRQRTIGTGPGYQFWDNELGAFSLAGLINRSDYEFADGDKENFYLAAVKWDYNRYLVGKTFELFSTGELGKPLENVADYALDAEVGLRYKVTDWASLNMKAQKDIISGADNDLDETRYSIGFGVGW from the coding sequence ATGCTCACCAGAACCCTGCTATGCGCGACCCTTTCCGCTGTTGCCCTGCCTTCGCTCGCCGACACCGTGTGGCTGAAGAACGGTGATCGCCTGACCGGCAAGATCAGCGTGCTCGACGGCGGCAAACTGCTCATCGAAACCGAATACGGTGGCTCGATTCCACTGAAGTGGAACCAGATCGCCACGCTGGAAAGCGACCAGAAACTTCTCGTCAAACAGGACGACGTGACCGGTGAGGTTGCCCACGCATTGCAGGCCGCCGAGCAGGGCAAGGTCACTCTGGTCAACGGTGCTGCGCCGCGTACCGTCGAGCTGGCTAGCATTTCGCAGATCATCCATCCCAAGCCGCTGATCCAGGATTTCACCTGGAAGGGCAATGTCGATGTGGCGATGGATTACAAGCGTGCCGAAACCGATACCGATGACTATGATGTCTCTTTCGACACCAAGGCCCGCCACGGGCTGTGGCGCCATAACGGCACCGGCAACTACAACCGCGAATATCGCGATGGCGTGACGGTGACCGACAACTGGGATGCCGAGTACGCACTGGACCGCTTCCTCGATCAGCATTGGTTCTGGCAGGGGCGCCTGAGCTACAAGCGCGACCAGATCGAAGACGTGCGCCGCCAGCGCACCATCGGTACCGGTCCGGGTTACCAGTTCTGGGACAACGAGCTGGGCGCGTTCTCGCTGGCCGGCCTGATCAACCGCAGCGACTACGAGTTCGCCGACGGCGATAAGGAAAACTTCTACCTGGCGGCGGTCAAGTGGGACTACAACCGCTACCTGGTGGGCAAGACCTTCGAGCTGTTCAGCACCGGGGAGCTTGGCAAGCCGCTGGAGAACGTGGCCGATTACGCGCTCGATGCCGAGGTCGGCTTGCGTTACAAGGTGACCGACTGGGCCTCGCTGAACATGAAGGCGCAGAAGGACATCATCAGCGGTGCAGATAACGACCTCGACGAAACCCGCTACAGCATCGGGTTCGGGGTGGGCTGGTAA
- a CDS encoding SDR family oxidoreductase has product MQLQDKVIIVTGGGQGLGRAMGEYLASKGARLALVDLNQERLDEAVAACKAAGGDARAYLCNVANEEQVSDMVARVAEDFGGLHGLVNNAGILRDGLLLKVKDGEISKMSLAQWQAVIDVNLTGVFLCTREVAAKMVELKSEGAIINISSISRAGNMGQTNYSAAKAGVASATVVWAKELARYGIRVAGVAPGFIETEMVASMKPEALEKMTAGIPLRRMGKPAEIAHSVAYIFENDYYTGRILELDGGLRL; this is encoded by the coding sequence ATGCAGCTTCAGGACAAGGTCATCATCGTCACCGGCGGCGGTCAGGGCCTCGGCCGCGCCATGGGCGAGTACCTGGCGAGCAAGGGCGCCAGGCTCGCACTGGTGGATCTGAATCAGGAGCGCCTCGATGAAGCTGTCGCGGCCTGCAAGGCAGCCGGCGGCGACGCCCGCGCCTACCTGTGCAACGTCGCCAACGAAGAGCAGGTGAGCGATATGGTCGCCCGTGTGGCCGAGGACTTCGGTGGGCTGCATGGCCTGGTGAACAACGCCGGCATCCTGCGCGATGGCCTGCTGCTTAAGGTCAAGGACGGTGAGATCAGCAAGATGAGCCTGGCCCAGTGGCAGGCGGTGATCGACGTCAACCTGACCGGTGTTTTCCTCTGTACTCGCGAGGTCGCGGCGAAGATGGTCGAGCTGAAGAGCGAAGGCGCGATCATCAACATCTCCTCGATCTCCCGCGCCGGCAACATGGGCCAGACCAACTACTCCGCCGCCAAGGCCGGCGTGGCCTCGGCCACCGTTGTCTGGGCCAAGGAGCTGGCACGCTACGGCATTCGTGTCGCCGGCGTGGCCCCGGGCTTTATCGAGACCGAAATGGTCGCCAGCATGAAGCCGGAAGCGCTGGAGAAGATGACGGCCGGCATTCCGCTCAGGCGTATGGGCAAACCGGCCGAGATCGCCCACTCGGTGGCGTACATCTTCGAGAACGACTATTACACCGGGCGTATTCTCGAACTCGACGGCGGCCTGCGCCTCTGA
- a CDS encoding HugZ family pyridoxamine 5'-phosphate oxidase, with the protein MSAEASKHARQLLLKEYRGVLSTHSQAMPGFPFGSVVPYCLDANGWPLILISRIAQHTRNLKADGRCSLLVGERAAEDVQAAGRLTLLAEARQLEEPAAIQAAAQRYYRYFPESRDYHRVHDFDFWVLQPVRWRYIGGFGAIHWLDHVALANPFAVESGEAEQGMVEHMNDDHAAAIARYVEQAGLPQSVPAQMAGIDSEGFHLRIGQALHWLAFPQPCETPMAVRQALVAMARG; encoded by the coding sequence GTGAGCGCCGAAGCCAGCAAGCATGCCCGACAACTCCTGCTCAAGGAATACCGCGGCGTGCTCTCTACCCATTCCCAGGCCATGCCCGGTTTTCCGTTCGGCTCGGTAGTGCCTTACTGCCTGGACGCCAACGGCTGGCCGCTGATCCTGATCAGCCGCATCGCCCAGCACACGCGCAATCTCAAGGCCGATGGGCGCTGCTCGCTGCTGGTTGGCGAGCGCGCCGCCGAGGATGTACAGGCTGCCGGGCGGCTCACGCTGCTGGCAGAAGCCCGCCAGCTCGAGGAGCCTGCAGCAATCCAGGCAGCGGCGCAGCGTTATTACCGCTATTTCCCCGAATCGCGCGACTACCATCGCGTGCATGACTTCGATTTCTGGGTGCTGCAGCCGGTGCGCTGGCGGTATATCGGTGGCTTCGGTGCCATTCATTGGCTGGACCATGTTGCACTGGCCAACCCCTTTGCGGTCGAAAGCGGCGAGGCGGAGCAGGGCATGGTTGAGCATATGAACGACGATCATGCTGCTGCCATCGCCCGTTATGTCGAGCAGGCCGGGCTGCCGCAGAGTGTGCCAGCGCAGATGGCTGGCATCGACAGCGAGGGGTTCCATTTGCGTATTGGCCAGGCATTGCACTGGCTGGCATTTCCGCAGCCATGCGAGACGCCTATGGCGGTGCGCCAGGCCCTGGTTGCCATGGCGCGCGGCTGA
- a CDS encoding FxsA family protein: protein MRIFFVLFLLFPLAELYVLIKVGSSIGALATILLLVLSGIAGILLLRLAGFATAWRARERLARGELPEREMLQGLMMAIGGGLLFLPGFISDVLALIVLFPPTRNFLFRQINRRIEAQVRRQRAFADDLQARSNPHRPNVIEGEWERNDRDR from the coding sequence ATGCGAATCTTCTTTGTACTGTTTTTGTTGTTTCCGCTGGCCGAGCTGTATGTGCTGATCAAAGTCGGCAGCTCCATCGGCGCGTTGGCAACGATCCTGTTGCTGGTGCTCAGCGGCATCGCCGGCATACTGCTGTTGCGTCTGGCCGGCTTCGCCACCGCTTGGCGCGCGCGTGAGCGTCTGGCACGCGGTGAACTGCCTGAGCGCGAGATGCTGCAGGGGCTGATGATGGCGATCGGCGGCGGCTTGCTGTTTCTGCCCGGCTTCATCAGCGACGTGCTGGCGTTGATCGTGCTTTTTCCGCCGACCCGCAACTTCCTGTTCCGTCAGATCAACCGGCGGATCGAAGCGCAGGTGCGCCGCCAGCGCGCCTTTGCCGACGATCTGCAGGCGCGTTCCAACCCGCATCGGCCGAACGTGATCGAAGGCGAATGGGAACGCAATGACCGCGACCGCTAA
- a CDS encoding co-chaperone GroES: MKLRPLHDRVVIRRSEEETKTAGGIVLPGSAAEKPNRGEVVAVGTGRVLDNGEVRAPAVKVGDKVVFGPYSGSNTVKVDGEDLLVMSENEILAVVEA, from the coding sequence ATGAAGCTTCGTCCTCTGCATGACCGCGTCGTGATTCGTCGCAGCGAAGAAGAAACCAAGACCGCAGGCGGTATCGTCCTGCCGGGCTCCGCTGCCGAGAAGCCGAACCGTGGCGAAGTCGTTGCTGTGGGTACCGGCCGCGTGCTGGACAACGGCGAAGTACGCGCCCCGGCCGTGAAGGTCGGTGACAAGGTGGTGTTCGGCCCTTATTCCGGCAGCAACACCGTCAAGGTCGACGGTGAAGATCTGCTGGTGATGAGCGAGAACGAAATTCTCGCCGTCGTCGAAGCCTGA
- the groL gene encoding chaperonin GroEL (60 kDa chaperone family; promotes refolding of misfolded polypeptides especially under stressful conditions; forms two stacked rings of heptamers to form a barrel-shaped 14mer; ends can be capped by GroES; misfolded proteins enter the barrel where they are refolded when GroES binds), whose translation MAAKEVKFGDSARKKMLVGVNVLADAVKATLGPKGRNVVLEKSFGAPTITKDGVSVAKEIELKDRFENMGAQLVKDVASKANDEAGDGTTTATVLAQAIVNEGLKAVAAGMNPMDLKRGIDKATIAIVAELKNLAKPCTDSKAIAQVGTISANSDSSIGDIIAEAMERVGKEGVITVEEGSGLENELSVVEGMQFDRGYLSPYFINKPDTMVAELDSPLLLLVDKKISNIRELLPVLEAVAKAGRPLLIVAEDVEGEALATLVVNNMRGIVKVAAVKAPGFGDRRKAMLQDIAILTGGTVISEEVGLSLETATLEHLGNAKRVVLNKENTTIIDGAGQQADIEARVAQIRKQVEDTTSDYDKEKLQERLAKLAGGVAVIKVGAGTEVEMKEKKARVEDALHATRAAVEEGVVPGGGVALVRALQAISELKGENEDQNVGIALLRRAVEAPLRQIVSNAGGEPSVVVDKVKQGEGNFGFNAASDTYGDMIEMGILDPAKVTRSALQAAASIGSLMITTEAMIAEVADDKAAGGMPDMGGMGGMGGMM comes from the coding sequence ATGGCTGCTAAAGAAGTCAAATTCGGCGACTCCGCACGCAAGAAGATGCTGGTCGGTGTAAACGTTCTGGCTGACGCCGTTAAAGCGACCCTCGGCCCGAAAGGCCGCAACGTCGTGCTGGAGAAGAGCTTCGGTGCTCCGACCATCACCAAGGACGGCGTTTCCGTCGCCAAGGAAATCGAGCTGAAGGATCGCTTCGAGAACATGGGCGCTCAGCTGGTCAAGGACGTTGCGTCCAAGGCCAACGACGAAGCCGGTGACGGCACCACCACCGCTACCGTTCTGGCCCAGGCCATCGTCAACGAAGGCCTGAAGGCCGTCGCTGCCGGCATGAACCCGATGGATCTGAAGCGCGGCATCGACAAGGCCACCATCGCCATCGTCGCCGAGCTGAAGAACCTGGCCAAGCCGTGCACCGACTCCAAGGCCATCGCCCAGGTTGGCACCATCTCCGCCAACTCCGACTCCTCCATCGGTGACATCATCGCCGAAGCCATGGAGCGCGTAGGCAAGGAGGGCGTGATCACCGTCGAGGAAGGTTCGGGTCTGGAGAACGAGCTGTCCGTCGTCGAAGGCATGCAGTTCGATCGCGGCTACCTGTCGCCGTACTTCATCAACAAGCCGGACACCATGGTCGCCGAGCTGGACAGCCCGCTGCTGCTGCTGGTCGACAAGAAGATCTCCAACATCCGCGAACTGCTGCCGGTGCTGGAAGCCGTTGCCAAGGCCGGTCGTCCGCTGCTGATCGTTGCCGAAGACGTCGAAGGCGAAGCGCTGGCTACCCTGGTGGTCAACAACATGCGCGGCATCGTCAAGGTTGCTGCAGTCAAGGCCCCGGGCTTTGGTGATCGTCGCAAGGCCATGCTGCAGGACATCGCCATCCTGACTGGCGGTACCGTGATTTCCGAAGAAGTCGGCCTGAGCCTGGAGACCGCTACCCTGGAGCACCTGGGTAACGCCAAGCGCGTCGTGCTGAACAAGGAAAACACCACCATCATCGACGGCGCTGGTCAGCAGGCTGATATCGAAGCCCGCGTTGCCCAGATCCGCAAGCAGGTCGAAGACACCACTTCCGACTACGACAAAGAGAAGCTGCAAGAGCGTCTGGCCAAGCTGGCTGGCGGTGTTGCCGTGATCAAGGTCGGTGCCGGTACCGAAGTCGAGATGAAAGAGAAGAAGGCCCGCGTAGAAGACGCCCTGCACGCTACCCGTGCTGCCGTCGAAGAAGGCGTGGTTCCTGGCGGTGGCGTTGCCCTGGTACGTGCTCTGCAAGCCATCTCCGAGCTGAAGGGCGAGAACGAAGACCAGAACGTCGGCATCGCTCTGCTGCGCCGCGCTGTCGAGGCGCCGCTGCGTCAGATCGTCTCCAACGCTGGTGGTGAGCCGAGCGTAGTGGTCGACAAGGTCAAGCAGGGCGAAGGCAACTTTGGCTTCAACGCTGCTTCCGACACCTACGGCGACATGATCGAGATGGGTATTCTCGACCCGGCCAAGGTAA